The Xiphophorus hellerii strain 12219 chromosome 6, Xiphophorus_hellerii-4.1, whole genome shotgun sequence genomic interval TGTAGAACAATGGCAGCTCCAGGTTGTAGGCTAGTGTTTATCTGAGGTTAAGATCCCAGCATTAACCAAAGAGCATTGTGGGTAAGACACCAGACACATGAAGGAAACGGAGAACGTAATGACTTTGTTTCTTAATGAGCAGAAAAACTCATTCAGGTGTCCAGACATCAGtcttaaattaatgtttctataaatacattaaatttattaaaatatgtcattcttaaatatgttaatcacacATTGTTGTGCTGGAGAGTTTAATCTTTTATATGTGAAGTTGTTGTACTAAGATAATTTTACTAATTTTAGATTAGACAGTTAATATGCTGCACTCATGGAAAATATCATGGATAACGGTTAGCATGTCAGCTTGATAAATGACACTCTGGTGTTATTGTTAGCATAAAATCTCACATGAGTAAAACTGTTAATCTTAGTAAAGCAAAGGTAGCGTGAACCGTTAGCGTGACCCGTTAGCATGAACCGTTAGCTTCAGAAGCTTGAGCTTTAAGCCTCCATCTTATATTTTACTTCCACTGAATCagtttggatgttttattttcctctgcagTAAAGTTCATAACTCATTACTGATGTGTATTTATGAAATATTGACTCCAGATAAACACATGAtccaaatcaaactgaaaaaaggtttattgaatTCTGATGAAGGTATAACGTTTCTCCCAGgactttaattaatttgttttaacaaaataaggaagaaatttaatcaaatattttaaaggtgGGAATAAAGTGGGTCAGGATTTTATGACACGACAATAATTGATGTTCATAAACTGTTTGGTTCTGCTTCAGCATCAGGGAAGGCCGgccctgatgatgatgatgatgatgatgagctcAGGTTGATACCTGTTGTGTTTGCGTTGCGTCTCAGGGTGAACGACGTCATCCTGCGGGTGAACGAGGTGGACGTCCGGGACGTGACCCACAGCCGGGCCGTGGAGGCGCTGAAGGAGGCGGGGTCTCTGGTGCGCCTCTACATCCGGCGGAGGAAACCGCTGTCAGAGAAGATGATGGAGATCAAGCTGGTGAAAGGACCCAAAGGTCTGGGCTTCAGCATCGCGGGCGGCGTCGGGAACCAGCACATCCCCGGAGACAACAGCATCTACGTCACCAAGATCATCGAAGGCGGCGCCGCGCAGAAGGACGGCAGGCTGCAGATCGGAGACAAGCTGCTGGCTGTGAGTCACTGAACCGCAGAGCCAATATGGCCGCTGGGCGCTCTGGTGTCCATCATGGCCGCCCTCTGACGttcctctctgtgtttccaGGTGAACAGCGTCTGTCTGGAGGAGGTGACCCACGAACACGCCGTCACTGCCTTGAAAAACACTCCTGATGTTGTCTACTTGAAAGTGGCAAAACCCAACAGTGTCTTCATGAACGACAGCTTCGCCCCGCCAGACCTCACCAACTGtgagtccagctgctgctgcagccgccAGAACCTTCCTCTGGTTCCCCGAAAGTTCCTTAAATGATTCCCTTCCTGCTGCCGGATCTCCAGTAGATCACCAAACATTCCCTCCGTTTGTTGGGAATCTCTGGAATCAGCAACAGTTTCTACAGAGCCATTGGTGCTTTCACATGTCGCCATAAATGTTccaataacagaaaaaagttgCCAGATTTGTCAttagtttcaaaaacaaaacagaatttcaCTAGATCTGTTGctataaaagaaaatctctggagcgtctgaaaagttgctacaTGTAGAGacaaagttgctgagttggtaTCGATGTTTCTCTCGTCCTGACCTCGATCACCCCTCCActcatttggccacgcccatcAGGCTATCTTGACTCCTCCCCTTTTGGTGCATTTGTTTCTAAAATTTGTGGGCGGGGCTAAGCGTTGACAGTTATATGGAAACTAACTGCCAAACTTAAACTCACTTTAAGTTCTTAAATTGAGTTTGTGTCAGTGAGTTTTTGAATGAGAAGTGGAGAGATGTTggatttattgggattttctttttggtttttttacccctccagggggtcttttgtgggctctagtgccccttatatgacagcaggctgacaggaaacggggaaggagaggggggaagacatgcggcaaatgtcatcaggtccgggagtcgaacccgcgacggccgcgccgaggactcaaggcctccaaatatgggtcgcgctaaccgctacgccaccacggcacgcccgggattttctttttgtttggaGTTTTTCTTAATTCCTGATGATCGtggaaatctgaaaaatctTTGGGAATATGAAAAACCTTCCGgttatttctgagtttatttGAAGCAAAGCGAGCTGATTGGCTCGCCCCGACTGCTCCGGTCTCCATCAGGTGGTAACCGGCgccaacaggtgggggaggggccaGGTGGGGTCCTGTATTCACCTGCTCCTCTCTCCGGTTCTGTTCCAGCCTACACGCAGCACATGGAGAACCATATCAGCCCCCCCAGCTTCCTGGGCCAGGCCGTCCCCCCGCCGGCGTCGTCTGGGCGATACTCGCCGACGCCGAAGGGCATTCTGGGAGAAGATGACGTCACACGGTGAGGACATCGTTTAGGTTTCCTGATGCTTGTTGCTTCCAGCAGCCAGACTCTCTTTGGGTTttccggatcagaaccagtgaGGCTAACATGAACTGTAGTTCAGTAACTGCTGAGGGTTTCTATATTGAACCATCATGGATGATGATGGTTCAGTTATTTAACCCCGGCTGATTCTGGGAACAAAACGCTTCAGGTTTCATTTCCCCCTAACTTTcacttttccagttttattaGAACCTGAACAGTAACAGAAAGagatacatgaaaaataaacgATCAGCCAAGGAGTTATAACAAACTGCAGGCTTTAGCTGTTTACAGTGAACCCTGGTAACCATCGGGGTCAAGGTTCACAGCCTGTAACAAACACCTGACTCTCCCTCTAAAAGAGTCAGATATTACTGCAGATTTTAACAGCTCAATATTTCTCATTATACATCAACACACACAGTGGGAATCATTTTAGCACAACTACAGAAGGTAATAAATACAAACGGCTggagctcctggattggctgctttgctaaCCAGAGGTCACCTGACCTGAGGATGACGATGGCTGTATGACCGCAGGGAGCCGAGGAAGGTGGTTCTGCACCGCGGGGCGACAGGTCTGGGCTTCAACATCGTGGGCGGCGAGGACGGAGAGGGCATCTTCATCTCCTTCATCCTGGCTGGCGGTCCGGCCGACCTGAGCGGGGAGCTGAGGAAAGGAGACCGCCTGGTGTCGGTAGGAGCTCCGCCCATTAAACCGTCCCGCACTCTGATTGGTTCCAACAAACAGGTGATGTTCCACCTCCAGGTGAACGGCGTGGACCTCCGGAACGCCACGCACGAGCAGGCCGCCGCCGCCCTGAAGAACGCCGGCCAGACTGTGACCATCGTCGCCCACTACAGGCCAGAAGGTGAGGCTACCTGAGGAAGGACGGCCTCAGGACTCACCTGGGCATCACTGACCGCCGTGTTCTGTGCTCAGAGTACAGCCGCTTCGAGGCCAAGATCCACGACCTGCGGGAGCAGATGATGAACAGCAGCATCAGCTCGGGCTCCGGGTCGCTGCGGACGAGTCAGAAGAGGTCTCTCTACGTCAGGTGAGGTGGTTCACCTGGAGGTCAGCAGAGACCAACCCGTTTCATTCACTGCGTTTGTCTCGCATCTCAGAGCTCTGTTTGAGTACGACAAGACGCGGGACTCGGGTCTGCCCAGCCAGGGCCTCAACTTCAAGTTCGGAGACATCCTGCATGTGGTGAACGCCTCGGACGACGAGTGGTGGCAGGCCCGGCACCTGACGCCTCAGGGGGAGCAGGAGGAGGTGGGAGTGATCCCCAGCAAGAGGAGGTGAGTCCCAGCGGAGACCCAGTGGGACCTGCTGATGGGACCAGAACGATCCTACGCTTGGTTTGATCCTCCGGTTGACGACAGCAGCTCGACGCTTTTTGCTCaactgtttcttcttctgtggtttctgCAGAGTGGAGAAGAAGGAGCGAGCGAGGTTAAAGACGGTGAAGTTCAACGCCAAGTCAAGAGACCGAGGGGTGAGTGCTGAAAGAAACCAGAAGATGCTTAAAGTACCATGGTCTCTGCTTTTAGAGTAGAGCTGATCaaatgtttgaaacattttatctgctgcatgacctttgaccctctgCCTCCAGCAATGTGGATTTAAAGTGTTTGAGCTGCTGCCACCTGATCTCTCCACCTACTAATGACTAATGTCTGCAGCCTCTGGCCGTTAGCCACTGCTAGCCCGTTAACCGACTGTTAGCCATCGCTAGCCCGTTAACCGACTGTTAGCCATCGCTAGCCCGTTAACAGACTGTTAGCCACCACTAGCCCGTTAACCGAATGCTAGCCACCGCTAACCCGTTAACCAACTGTTAGCCACCGCTAGCTCGTTAACAGACTGTTAGCCACCGCTAGCCCGTTAACCGAATGCTAGCCACCGCTAGCCCGTTAACCGAATGCTAGCCACCGCTAACCCGTTAACCAACTGTTAGCCACCGCTAGCCCGTTAACCGAATGCTAGCCACCGCTAGCCCGTTAACAGACTGTTAGCCACCGCTAGCCCATTAACCGAATGCTAGCCATCGCTAGCCCGTTAACTGACTGTTTGCCACCGCTAGCCCGTTAACAGACTGTTAGCCACCGCTAGCCCATTAACCGAATGCTAGCCACTGCTAGCCTGTTAACAGACTGTTAGCCACTGCTAGCCTCTTAACCGTTACCAGCTTCTTGTTCATTAACAATTAGCAACCTCAGGCCAAATAACCTTTTGCATTCTCTAGTCCGTTAACAGCTTCTGCAGCGTTAACAGTTAGTCTGTTAGTCGTTAGTCGTCTCAGGCTTGTTAACCTTTGACCTGGCCTCTGATCCGTACCAACGGACAAGAGATTAGCAACTTCCTGTCCGTTAGTATTTTCTTGTTCATTAACTGCCTCTGGTGCATTGACCGTTAGCAACGCCTGGACCATTAGCCGTTAGCAGTGCCTGGACCGTTAGCAGCCTCTGGCCTGTTAGCCATTAGCAGCATCTGACCCGTTAGCAGCCTCTTAGCCTTTAGCAGCATGCCCACCTGAGACTCAGCAGCAGCTCTCCCTTTAGAACATGTGCTACTTTAACACGCGTTGCCCACAGAGCCTGCATGACCTCCGACCCCCTCACAAAGAAACGCTTGACATTGATGTCTGACTGCCTGCTTCgtccctccctcctcttcct includes:
- the LOC116720928 gene encoding disks large homolog 1-like isoform X17, whose translation is MLNSVWYAKKVGRRIMGTLRRTKRLHRRLLQAEAAPPCSPIIPVIPIAPIPAETSAIPAASQANPPPVVVNTDSLDTPPYVNGTEAEYEYEEITLERGNSGLGFSIAGGTDNPHIGEDPSIFITKVIPGGAAAQDGRLRVNDVILRVNEVDVRDVTHSRAVEALKEAGSLVRLYIRRRKPLSEKMMEIKLVKGPKGLGFSIAGGVGNQHIPGDNSIYVTKIIEGGAAQKDGRLQIGDKLLAVNSVCLEEVTHEHAVTALKNTPDVVYLKVAKPNSVFMNDSFAPPDLTNSYTQHMENHISPPSFLGQAVPPPASSGRYSPTPKGILGEDDVTREPRKVVLHRGATGLGFNIVGGEDGEGIFISFILAGGPADLSGELRKGDRLVSVNGVDLRNATHEQAAAALKNAGQTVTIVAHYRPEEYSRFEAKIHDLREQMMNSSISSGSGSLRTSQKRSLYVRALFEYDKTRDSGLPSQGLNFKFGDILHVVNASDDEWWQARHLTPQGEQEEVGVIPSKRRVEKKERARLKTVKFNAKSRDRGQSVNDKRKKNLFTRKFPFYKSKEPSEQETSDADQHVTSNASDSESSYRGQDEYVLSYEPVVQQEVNYTRPVIILGPMKDRINDDLISEFPDKFGSCVPHTTRPKRDYEVDGRDYHFVASREQMEKDIQEHRFIEAGQYNNHLYGTSVQSVRQVAEKGKHCILDVSGNAIKRLQLALLHPIAIFIKPKSVENIMEMNKRLTDEQGRKTFDRAAKLEQEFTEHFTAVVQGDTLEEIYDQVKQIIEDQSGPFIWVLSKEKL
- the LOC116720928 gene encoding disks large homolog 1-like isoform X18 is translated as MLNSVWYAKKVGRRIMGTLRRTKRLHRRLLAEAAPPCSPIIPVIPIAPIPAETSAIPAASQANPPPVVVNTDSLDTPPYVNGTEAEYEYEEITLERGNSGLGFSIAGGTDNPHIGEDPSIFITKVIPGGAAAQDGRLRVNDVILRVNEVDVRDVTHSRAVEALKEAGSLVRLYIRRRKPLSEKMMEIKLVKGPKGLGFSIAGGVGNQHIPGDNSIYVTKIIEGGAAQKDGRLQIGDKLLAVNSVCLEEVTHEHAVTALKNTPDVVYLKVAKPNSVFMNDSFAPPDLTNSYTQHMENHISPPSFLGQAVPPPASSGRYSPTPKGILGEDDVTREPRKVVLHRGATGLGFNIVGGEDGEGIFISFILAGGPADLSGELRKGDRLVSVNGVDLRNATHEQAAAALKNAGQTVTIVAHYRPEEYSRFEAKIHDLREQMMNSSISSGSGSLRTSQKRSLYVRALFEYDKTRDSGLPSQGLNFKFGDILHVVNASDDEWWQARHLTPQGEQEEVGVIPSKRRVEKKERARLKTVKFNAKSRDRGQSVNDKRKKNLFTRKFPFYKSKEPSEQETSDADQHVTSNASDSESSYRGQDEYVLSYEPVVQQEVNYTRPVIILGPMKDRINDDLISEFPDKFGSCVPHTTRPKRDYEVDGRDYHFVASREQMEKDIQEHRFIEAGQYNNHLYGTSVQSVRQVAEKGKHCILDVSGNAIKRLQLALLHPIAIFIKPKSVENIMEMNKRLTDEQGRKTFDRAAKLEQEFTEHFTAVVQGDTLEEIYDQVKQIIEDQSGPFIWVLSKEKL
- the LOC116720928 gene encoding disks large homolog 1-like isoform X19, which encodes MLNSVWYAKKVGRRIMGTLRRTKRLHRRLLANPPPVVVNTDSLDTPPYVNGTEAEYEYEEITLERGNSGLGFSIAGGTDNPHIGEDPSIFITKVIPGGAAAQDGRLRVNDVILRVNEVDVRDVTHSRAVEALKEAGSLVRLYIRRRKPLSEKMMEIKLVKGPKGLGFSIAGGVGNQHIPGDNSIYVTKIIEGGAAQKDGRLQIGDKLLAVNSVCLEEVTHEHAVTALKNTPDVVYLKVAKPNSVFMNDSFAPPDLTNSYTQHMENHISPPSFLGQAVPPPASSGRYSPTPKGILGEDDVTREPRKVVLHRGATGLGFNIVGGEDGEGIFISFILAGGPADLSGELRKGDRLVSVNGVDLRNATHEQAAAALKNAGQTVTIVAHYRPEEYSRFEAKIHDLREQMMNSSISSGSGSLRTSQKRSLYVRALFEYDKTRDSGLPSQGLNFKFGDILHVVNASDDEWWQARHLTPQGEQEEVGVIPSKRRVEKKERARLKTVKFNAKSRDRGQSVNDKRKKNLFTRKFPFYKSKEPSEQETSDADQHVTSNASDSESSYRGQDEYVLSYEPVVQQEVNYTRPVIILGPMKDRINDDLISEFPDKFGSCVPHTTRPKRDYEVDGRDYHFVASREQMEKDIQEHRFIEAGQYNNHLYGTSVQSVRQVAEKGKHCILDVSGNAIKRLQLALLHPIAIFIKPKSVENIMEMNKRLTDEQGRKTFDRAAKLEQEFTEHFTAVVQGDTLEEIYDQVKQIIEDQSGPFIWVLSKEKL